From a region of the Oryza sativa Japonica Group chromosome 6, ASM3414082v1 genome:
- the LOC107281207 gene encoding uncharacterized protein yields MRPARSRCSGGPRGGGSGRAGRVARPSRHSSAMEPEREEALQVCEAARGHLVDSRLADERRWSAAVSSPSSSPPDKRRIWLRGHRKQIIGDYLIEARAAFAAAAPLNGECGDHSAATTALGLVEAVLELSPRMEAALELRACSLLAFRRYRGVADMLRDYIPSCTKPTCFLCCFDISNLKHRVLADGEAAAHRRRWAQAAGGGAMRGRRPPGSPYAAPPTAAAITADARRRGTAGGREGREMRKREKRGKRERSLMTWPADMWGPRGSHTDLAATSDKTGFKTAE; encoded by the exons ATGCGGCCTGCACGAAGTCGCTGTAGCGGAGGACCTCGCGGCGGAGGTTCTGGTCGAGCGGGTCGAGTAGCCCGTCCCAGCCGCCACTCGTCGGCGATGGAGCCCGAGCGTGAGGAGGCACTGCAGGTGTGCGAGGCTGCGCGGGGACATCTCGTCGACAGCCGGCTTGCGGACGAacggcggtggtcggcggcggtgtCCTCGCCGTCTTCTTCCCCTCCTGACAAGAGAAGGATTTGGCTCCGCGGACACCGAAAG CAGATCATCGGCGACTACCTCATTGAGGCACGGGCTGCtttcgctgccgccgcgccgctcaatGGGGAATGTGGCGACCACTCAGCGGCCACGACGGCGCTTGGACTAGTGGAAGCAGTGCTAGAGTTGTCGCCGCGCATGGAGGCCGCTCTCGAGCTCCGGGCGTGCTCTCTCCTCGCGTTCCGCCGCTACCGCGGCGTCGCTGACATGCTCCGCGACTACATCCCCAGCTGCACCAAGCCTACATGCTTCCTCTGCTGCTTCGACATATCCAACCTCAAGcaccgcgtcctcgccgacggggaggcggcggcgcaccgcaGGCGGTGGGCGCAAGCTGCGGGGGGAGGAGCTATGCGTGGACGGCGACCGCCGGGGAGCCCGTATGCCGctccccccaccgccgccgccatcaccgccgaTGCCCGCCGCCGAGGCACTGCCGGCggcagagaagggagagagatgaggaagagagagaagagggggaaaagagagaggagtttGATGACGTggccagctgacatgtggggcccacgcgggtCCCACACTGATTTAGCCGCTACGTCAGATAAAACTGGGTTTAAGACCGCCGAATGA